A DNA window from Massilia putida contains the following coding sequences:
- the lipB gene encoding lipoyl(octanoyl) transferase LipB, producing MQANRPVIRELGRADYEPIFAAMRAFTDARTPDTPDELWIVEHPPVFTLGLGADRGHLLSVGAHDVPVVQTDRGGEVTYHGPGQVVIYLLMDLRRNKPGGKLYARQFVHKIEQAVIDVLAAYNLAGERVEGAPGIYIADGPSKGAKIAALGLKVRGNGCTYHGVSLNVAMDLSPFTWINPCGYSGLATVDMKTMGVDAPLADVQHALADALVQHLSTAPSSTAAVAQAATTN from the coding sequence ATGCAAGCGAACCGCCCGGTCATCCGTGAGCTTGGCCGCGCCGACTACGAACCCATATTTGCCGCGATGCGCGCCTTCACGGATGCGCGCACGCCCGACACGCCCGACGAGTTGTGGATCGTCGAGCATCCGCCCGTGTTCACGCTCGGGCTGGGCGCCGACCGCGGCCATCTGCTGAGCGTCGGGGCGCACGACGTGCCCGTCGTCCAGACGGACCGCGGCGGCGAAGTCACGTACCACGGCCCCGGCCAGGTCGTGATCTACCTGCTGATGGACCTGCGCCGCAACAAGCCGGGCGGCAAGCTGTATGCGCGCCAGTTCGTCCACAAGATCGAGCAGGCGGTGATCGATGTGCTGGCGGCGTATAATCTGGCGGGTGAACGCGTCGAAGGCGCGCCCGGCATCTATATCGCCGACGGTCCGAGCAAGGGCGCCAAGATCGCCGCGCTGGGCCTGAAGGTGCGCGGCAACGGCTGCACTTATCACGGCGTGTCGCTGAACGTGGCGATGGATTTATCTCCGTTCACCTGGATCAATCCGTGCGGTTATTCCGGCCTGGCCACGGTGGACATGAAGACGATGGGCGTCGATGCGCCGCTCGCCGACGTGCAGCACGCCCTCGCCGACGCACTCGTGCAGCATCTGTCCACGGCACCCTCTTCAACCGCAGCGGTCGCGCAGGCCGCAACGAC
- a CDS encoding DUF493 family protein: MDPKDSLIEYPSDFPIKVMGPTHDDFATTIVEVVTIHDPTFHAGKMEVRPSAKGAYTGLTVIVRATSREMLDNLYRELSSHPMVKIVL, from the coding sequence ATGGACCCGAAAGATTCCCTCATCGAATACCCGAGCGATTTCCCGATCAAGGTCATGGGCCCGACGCACGACGATTTCGCCACCACGATCGTCGAAGTGGTCACCATCCACGATCCGACTTTCCATGCTGGCAAGATGGAAGTGCGGCCGTCGGCCAAGGGCGCCTACACGGGCCTGACCGTGATCGTGCGCGCCACCAGCCGCGAGATGCTCGACAACCTGTACCGCGAGCTGTCGTCGCACCCGATGGTCAAGATCGTCCTGTAA
- a CDS encoding DUF6600 domain-containing protein produces the protein MSNRVAKTAVLLAFSTLTALAAAADPPARVGRVALTQGQVTIGSDVGAEMMAAQINWPVTSGNTITTTDGARTEVRIGSTSIRLDGDSSLEVTQLDDAALRLRLHYGSVSVRVINADVLSGFELETPQARVRLQQPGRVRVDAERVRDTSFVTVFDGVALVEDGDSQLTLRAGRRAEVGDNDIRTLTAVRDAFDEWALVRDRYEDNAASSRYVTPEMTGYEDLDRYGSWREDVEYGPLWIPTVASTWVPYRDGCWTWLEPWGWTWVDNAPWGYAPFHYGRWVQVHNRWAWAPGRRHEHLVWAPALVGWVGGDGWNLAFRDRNRTLPAAGWYPLTPHDRYIPTWRAPDNHLRWLNEHVRDDPRRPRDYRPQGLTVVPEDRFRQPGRVNVPRSPIITAPPVLVRNIPASAPPPGPQPHGQSNWPNRGPAGIVRMDGHHADPGRERRIETERVERDVVVSQRMPGLVPQAAPAQALPVTSPTPHLPSQPLSTIASPTPHQPQQALSTVSPTIQQPQMVPPAGVPGGWRRDRMDRDERRDERREQMEEWRRNRQPVLQAQPQVQPQPQQQPQQQPMMVAPATQPVQRVERPQPRFERPEPRIERTEARIERLAPPPVERPAPPPVQMAPPVQMAPRPAPVAAPAPPPPAPAPAKAEEHRARVDQRGRDQKER, from the coding sequence ATGTCCAACCGCGTTGCGAAAACAGCCGTCCTGCTCGCTTTTTCCACCCTGACGGCACTGGCCGCGGCGGCCGATCCGCCCGCGCGCGTGGGGCGCGTCGCGCTGACCCAGGGGCAGGTCACCATCGGCAGCGACGTCGGCGCCGAGATGATGGCGGCCCAGATCAACTGGCCCGTCACGTCCGGCAACACGATCACGACGACGGACGGTGCCCGCACGGAGGTGCGCATCGGCTCGACGTCGATCCGCCTGGACGGCGATTCCTCGCTGGAAGTGACGCAGCTTGACGACGCCGCACTGCGCCTGCGCCTGCACTACGGCAGCGTCAGCGTGCGGGTGATCAATGCGGATGTGCTGTCCGGCTTCGAACTCGAGACCCCGCAGGCGCGCGTGCGCCTGCAGCAGCCGGGCCGCGTGCGCGTCGATGCCGAGCGCGTGCGCGACACCAGTTTTGTGACGGTGTTCGACGGCGTGGCGCTCGTCGAGGACGGCGATTCCCAGCTGACCCTGCGCGCCGGCCGGCGTGCGGAAGTGGGCGACAACGATATCCGCACCTTGACCGCCGTGCGCGACGCCTTCGACGAATGGGCCCTCGTGCGTGACCGCTACGAAGACAATGCCGCATCAAGCCGCTACGTGACGCCCGAGATGACGGGTTACGAAGACCTCGACCGCTACGGCAGCTGGCGCGAAGACGTCGAATACGGCCCGCTGTGGATCCCGACCGTGGCCTCGACCTGGGTGCCGTACCGCGACGGCTGCTGGACGTGGCTCGAGCCGTGGGGCTGGACCTGGGTCGACAACGCGCCCTGGGGTTATGCGCCGTTCCACTACGGCCGCTGGGTGCAGGTGCACAACCGCTGGGCCTGGGCGCCGGGCCGCCGTCATGAGCACCTGGTGTGGGCGCCGGCGCTCGTCGGCTGGGTCGGCGGCGACGGCTGGAACCTCGCGTTCCGCGACCGCAACCGCACGCTGCCCGCCGCCGGCTGGTATCCGCTGACGCCGCACGACCGCTACATCCCGACCTGGCGCGCGCCGGACAACCACCTGCGCTGGCTGAACGAACACGTGCGCGACGACCCGCGCCGCCCGCGCGACTACCGCCCGCAGGGTCTCACGGTCGTGCCGGAGGACCGCTTCCGCCAGCCGGGCCGGGTGAATGTGCCGCGCTCGCCGATCATCACCGCGCCGCCGGTACTGGTGCGCAACATTCCGGCCAGTGCGCCGCCGCCCGGGCCGCAGCCGCACGGGCAGTCGAACTGGCCGAATCGCGGCCCCGCCGGCATTGTCCGCATGGACGGGCATCACGCGGACCCGGGCCGCGAGCGCCGCATCGAGACGGAACGCGTCGAGCGCGACGTTGTCGTGAGCCAGCGTATGCCGGGCCTCGTGCCGCAGGCGGCGCCGGCCCAGGCCTTGCCCGTCACGAGTCCGACGCCGCACCTGCCGTCGCAGCCGCTGAGCACCATCGCGAGCCCGACGCCGCATCAACCGCAGCAAGCGCTGTCGACGGTCAGCCCGACGATCCAGCAGCCGCAGATGGTGCCGCCGGCGGGCGTGCCCGGCGGCTGGCGCCGCGACCGGATGGATCGTGACGAGCGTCGTGACGAGCGCCGCGAACAGATGGAAGAATGGCGCCGCAACCGCCAGCCGGTGCTGCAGGCCCAGCCGCAGGTGCAGCCGCAGCCGCAACAACAGCCGCAACAACAGCCGATGATGGTCGCGCCGGCAACGCAGCCGGTCCAGCGCGTCGAGCGCCCGCAGCCGCGCTTCGAACGTCCGGAACCCCGGATCGAACGGACGGAGGCCCGCATCGAACGGTTGGCGCCGCCACCCGTCGAGCGCCCGGCGCCGCCGCCCGTGCAGATGGCGCCGCCCGTGCAGATGGCGCCGCGCCCGGCACCCGTCGCGGCACCGGCGCCGCCGCCACCGGCACCCGCTCCGGCCAAGGCGGAAGAGCACCGTGCGCGCGTCGACCAGCGCGGGCGGGACCAGAAAGAGCGTTGA